A stretch of Cucumis sativus cultivar 9930 chromosome 2, Cucumber_9930_V3, whole genome shotgun sequence DNA encodes these proteins:
- the LOC101208034 gene encoding transcription factor bHLH145 yields the protein MGEAWEAGRPPRLLFDWEPSLLNSFSAAPNLGRPNLVASSISNNMVMKNGTFPVSSALKVPQPQVGLVNEPRSWLHCLGPSQQATLPVKSPIYNDNLVAQSKGLLKEDVAPLCGSGTQQKGFLVIDQSADKTTLVLCSGVGGPLQLLTSWSPQPSAAYKFNGEDTRNKQDFIYDSKPVLSNDFAENHETDEQSEMQEDTEELNALLYSEDESEFDEDEDEVTSTGHSPSAMTTKDKRYPCEEMNEEVASSAGSTKKRKIDGGFDVMSVMDTASSPMPRRSPEYEDDAESNCGNVGSQDIEDVDSSSINKKIRKEKIRETVGILESLIPGGKGKEAIVVLDEAIQYLKSLRLKAETFGLNTCC from the coding sequence ATGGGAGAAGCTTGGGAAGCAGGACGTCCTCCTAGGCTTCTTTTTGATTGGGAACCATCGCTGTTAAATTCTTTCAGTGCTGCACCGAATCTGGGCCGACCTAATCTCGTTGCTTCAAGTATCAGCAACAATATGGTTATGAAGAATGGAACCTTTCCAGTAAGCTCTGCATTGAAGGTCCCTCAACCGCAGGTAGGCCTAGTGAATGAACCACGTAGTTGGCTTCATTGTTTGGGACCTTCACAACAAGCTACTTTACCCGTAAAGAGTCCTATCTACAATGATAATCTAGTGGCTCAATCGAAAGGACTTTTGAAAGAGGATGTGGCGCCTCTTTGTGGCTCTGGGACTCAGCAGAAGGGGTTTCTTGTCATTGATCAGTCAGCGGATAAAACAACTTTGGTTTTATGTTCTGGAGTTGGTGGTCCTCTCCAATTACTTACTTCATGGAGTCCACAACCTAGTGCTGCTTATAAATTTAATGGAGAAGATACTAGAAATAAACAAGATTTCATTTATGACTCGAAACCAGTTTTGTCTAATGATTTTGCTGAGAACCATGAGACTGATGAGCAGAGTGAGATGCAAGAAGACACAGAAGAACTCAATGCACTTCTCTACTCAGAGGATGAAAGTGAATTTGAtgaggatgaagatgaagtTACTAGCACTGGTCATTCACCAAGCGCAATGACAACTAAAGATAAACGGTATCCATGTGAGGAAATGAACGAAGAAGTTGCTAGTTCTGCAGGTTCAACGAAGAAACGGAAAATTGATGGAGGTTTTGATGTAATGTCAGTAATGGACACTGCAAGTTCACCGATGCCTCGAAGATCCCCCGAGTACGAGGACGATGCTGAATCTAATTGTGGAAATGTAGGAAGCCAGGATATAGAGGATGTGGACTCCTCGTCTATCaacaaaaagataagaaaagaaaaaatacgTGAGACTGTGGGTATTCTTGAGAGTTTAATTCCTGGGGGGAAAGGCAAAGAAGCCATCGTTGTACTAGACGAGGCAATCCAATACTTAAAATCTTTAAGACTGAAAGCTGAGACGTTTGGTCTCAATACATGCTGCTGA